The genomic DNA TAGCCCCTGAGTCTTTCGGTATTCACAGTGCGTTCATGATCTCCGCCAACATAAGCGATACGCTGATGATTCAGACGGATCAAATAAGTGACCACGTCCTTGGCGGCCTGGTAGTTATCGTTGTCCACATGCGTGGTTTCACTGATAAATTGCTGAGGCTTGCCGATTACAGTGTAAGGTATTTTTTCTCTATGAAAATACTCCACGATTTTATCCTCTTGCTTGGAATACAGGACAATATAGCCGTCAACACGTCCGGTTCGCGTCATCAGCTTCACTCGGGACAGCAATTCATCGCTCGTTTTCCCAGTAACAATCGACAGTGTATAGTTGTGCTCATTTACCCATTCACTAATCCCGCGAAGGCTTTCCGCAAAGAACGGGTTCTGAAAGATCGCCACATCCGATTCTGGCATAATAATGCCAATCGACTGTGTGACACGGTTAGCCAGACTTTGGGCTGAATAATTGGGCTCGTAGCCAAGCGCCTTCATTTCTTTGCGAACACGTGCCTTGGTGGCCTCGCTGATTTTGGGGCTATCTTGAATGACACGGGACACGGTGGAAGTAGCAACATTGGCACGCTTTGCGACATCTTTGATGGTTACTGCCATCGTCTTCTTCTCCTTTTGCTATCTCAAGCAGGAAATATTATATTCTATCATACGATATTGCTCGAAATTCAACAAATTCGCGGGTTTTTTCCGAGAAGTACTCCGCTAATATTCGAGATATTTACAATCAGGGTATTGCCAATAGAAAGCGATATCATTATAATAATTGTGCAACCGATTGCATATATTTACGAGGTAACAAACAACGCTGTACATACTATATGGATGGAGATTGATGGAGAAATGAAAAAACTTCTATCATTTGATTTTTGGCAAAAGCTTGGGAAAGCACTGCTTGTTGTAGTCGCCGTCATGCCAGCGGCCGGAATTATGATTTCACTCGGTAAAGTGGTGGCGATGCTGGCTGGCGATGTTCATGTCTGGTTGACTGTCGGCGGGGTCATGGAAAACTTGGGTTGGGGCATCATTAACAATTTACACATTCTGTTTGCAGTGGCGATCGGCGGTTCTTGGGCCAAGGAACGAGCTGGCGGGGCTTTTGCTGCATTAATTGCTTTTATCCTGATTAATGTTTCAACAGGAACGATTTTGGGCGTATCCTCGAAGATGCTAACACAGGAGGGGGCGACGACTCATACTCTCTTTGGTGTGAGTATTCCGGTCAGTGGCTACTTTACCTCTGTTTTGGGGGCGCCTGCGCTTAATATGGGGGTGTTTGTCGGTATTATTGCCGGATTCGTCGGCGCGGTTGTCTTTAACAAGTACTATAATTACCGCAAGCTGCCGGATGCTTTGGCCTTTTTTAACGGTAAGCGGTTTGTCCCTTTTGTGGTTATTTTATGGTCTGTCATTGTCAGTGTGATCATGTCTGCCATCTGGCCATTTATCCAGGGGGGGATTAACCAGTTTGGTGTTTGGTTGGCGACTTCGGGGGAATCGGCTCCTTTTGTAGCGCCATTTGTCTATGGTACACTGGAAAGACTATTGATTCCCTTCGGGCTTCACCATATGTTGACGGTTCCTATTAACTATACTCAACTTGGTGGCGTTTACACGACGCTTACGGGTTCCGGGGCGGGCAGTGTCGTTGCCGGGCAGGACCCGTTGTGGCTGGCTTGGGCGAGTGATCTGAGTGCGCTTCGCGGTACCGATCCGGCAGCCTATAATAGCCTGTTGGAAGGCGTAACCCCTGCCCGCTTTAAGGTAGGACAAATGATCGGCGGAGCGGGAATCCTTATGGGACTGGCGGTGGCGATGTATCGCCGTGTAGACAAGGATAAGCGTAGCAAATACAAGTCGATGATTTTTTCAGCCGCTGCTGCTGTCTTTTTGACAGGGGTAACGGAGCCGCTGGAATTTATGTTTATGTTCGTAGCGCCTGTACTGTACGTCGTTTATGCTATTCTTACCGGAATTGCGTTCGGAATGGCGGACATTATACATTTGCGTTTACATTCGTTTGGTATGATTGAACTGCTGACTCGATTACCGTTGTCTATAAATGCTGGTTTGGTGCAGGACATTATCAATTTCGTGCTGACTTGTGTTGTTTTTGCGGTGGTGACTTACTTTATCGCTTATTTTATGATCGGCAAACTCCAGATGGCTACACCGGGGCGGCTGGGGAATTATACAGATGAGGAGCCTCAGGAGGCTTCCGAAGCAGGAACTACGGAAACAGAGGGTGTGGCGGCTGCTTTAACACGGAATCAACTGGCTGCTGCTTCAGCGCAAAATCAACTGGCTACGGATATCATCAAAGCGCTTGGGGGTGAGCAGAACATTGTCGAGGTCGATGCCTGCATGACCCGTCTGCGTGTGACGGTGAAGGATACAGATGCCGTCGGGGACGAAAAGACATGGAAAGCGCTAGGCGCTCTGGGCTTGATTAAAGTAGATAATGGGGTACAGGCGGTTTACGGACCGAAGGCTGATGTGCTCAAATCAGATATACAAGACATACTCAACAGGTGATTACTTTGAAATTGTTAACCTTAAATGTACATGCTTGGATGGAAGAAAATCAGCTTGAAAAGCTAAAACAACTGGCCGCTTTTATTCATGAGCAGCAGTTCGATGTCATTGCTTTGCAGGAAGTGAA from Paenibacillus sp. FSL R10-2782 includes the following:
- a CDS encoding LacI family DNA-binding transcriptional regulator codes for the protein MAVTIKDVAKRANVATSTVSRVIQDSPKISEATKARVRKEMKALGYEPNYSAQSLANRVTQSIGIIMPESDVAIFQNPFFAESLRGISEWVNEHNYTLSIVTGKTSDELLSRVKLMTRTGRVDGYIVLYSKQEDKIVEYFHREKIPYTVIGKPQQFISETTHVDNDNYQAAKDVVTYLIRLNHQRIAYVGGDHERTVNTERLRGYQDALREAHLPLSDEYVVREPFTLENMRTLLQVSPPPTAMIVNDDLVAMAVQKMLSQLGVSMPEQLSMVSFNNLMLAELMNPPLTSVDIDIFTLGYQAAKSLIEKIEDPKELTKHIIVPHRIVERESSQKLPSSEE
- a CDS encoding PTS transporter subunit IIBC — encoded protein: MKKLLSFDFWQKLGKALLVVVAVMPAAGIMISLGKVVAMLAGDVHVWLTVGGVMENLGWGIINNLHILFAVAIGGSWAKERAGGAFAALIAFILINVSTGTILGVSSKMLTQEGATTHTLFGVSIPVSGYFTSVLGAPALNMGVFVGIIAGFVGAVVFNKYYNYRKLPDALAFFNGKRFVPFVVILWSVIVSVIMSAIWPFIQGGINQFGVWLATSGESAPFVAPFVYGTLERLLIPFGLHHMLTVPINYTQLGGVYTTLTGSGAGSVVAGQDPLWLAWASDLSALRGTDPAAYNSLLEGVTPARFKVGQMIGGAGILMGLAVAMYRRVDKDKRSKYKSMIFSAAAAVFLTGVTEPLEFMFMFVAPVLYVVYAILTGIAFGMADIIHLRLHSFGMIELLTRLPLSINAGLVQDIINFVLTCVVFAVVTYFIAYFMIGKLQMATPGRLGNYTDEEPQEASEAGTTETEGVAAALTRNQLAAASAQNQLATDIIKALGGEQNIVEVDACMTRLRVTVKDTDAVGDEKTWKALGALGLIKVDNGVQAVYGPKADVLKSDIQDILNR